TAGCCCCACATCGTGGCACCTTTGCCAGGGCATAGACCATTAAAATCACACCATGTACAAAGGTTTCTCGGCTCCGCGGGTAGTCAGTGCCAGTTGATTTAGTTCCGGAACAAAGAGTATACACGTAATATGATACGAAGTTAAATTGAACGCTCACTGCTCGCGAAAGCCAGATGATGCAATGGGCGCCCCAGTTAAAAGATTCCACACTATCCCTGCAGCTACCTAATCGAGAACGACGTCTGCTACCTGGTGATGGTGGACAAGATGTACTCAAAGCGACTGGCCTTCAATTACCTGGAGGACCTGGCTCAGGAGTTCCACGCTAACTACGGCCGGCGGGTAAACTCTGTGACGCGCCCATACGCATTCATCGAGTTTGACGTGTACATACAGAAGGCGAAAAAACAGTTGACGGACCGCAGacgcaacatcagcaacatcaacacACAGCTGCAGGATGTGCAGCGCATCATGGTGCAGAACATTGACGACGTGCTCCAACGTGGCACAGTGCTGGCGGgtaactactactactactatcTACGCGACTATCTACGCTTGATTGTGGAACTCCGCAGCAGTGTCCAACTGACGTTCACCCCGTTTTCCCTTCCAGAACTTGACACCAAGACCCAGAACTTATCGATGATGTCACAGAAGTACAAGAAGGACGCCAAGCTGCTCAACCGAAAATCCATGTACGTGAAGGCGATGGCCGTGGGCATGATACTTCTAGTGTTCATCATGTATTTCTGGGTTCTGTAATATCAAGCAGTTCCTTGGCCACTCGGAGCGGTGCGTTCTTTGTTGGCGTCAAGCGTCAAGGACGCAAGACCAAAAGACATTTAGATTACGCGTGCACCTGTACTCCACGCCACCAACCACACCATATTCATTCATATCTATGAATCATAGACAGGCGAGAAGTGAATAGCGAAACCCCTACCAGCATACGCATCGCTCCCGAGGCTTGTTTCACTTCTAATATTAACTTACCTTTGCGTTATTTACGGTCTGGGATtccatttattattaactCCCATTTCATTTCGCCGTGCGCTCCCGTTGCGCAGGTTTtctgaatatttaattacgaaTCGGGTTTAGTTTAGACGACCTTTGAGCCAAGTCGGTTGACTACGACCCAAATCTGTAAATTATGAGCGTCgttccgtgtgtgtgtgtataaatgTCTAGATTGTAGATGGATCGCTGCATAGCGAATCCAAATCCGGCGGGGTGCTTGATACAAGCTGCAAAAACAccgcaaaaaaacaaagaaaaagaaaagataagcgaaaagaaaggaaaagaaaagaaagggaaataaacaataaaagtttTAGGCAATTTATATGTGTACAAttaaggcaaataaataaatttacattgtTTAATAAAGAGAAGGAAAAACTGTGTTCGATGCACCACCCAAGCCCGAAAGATAGCAACTGCATCTGgtttttgatttagttttaatcGATAATTTccctttatatatatttcgattCACTGAGTGTGATGTGATACATTCGCCTTTATAGTTTATATCCACTTGCAAGCCTTCGATTTACGATTCTTCTCAATGAATTTCTCGATCTGatccgatcccgatcccatCCGGTCTCATCTCGTCCCGCTAAATGTCCGTTTTCGTTGCGTCTCGGCgcatataaatttgtaatatcAAATCTTTACAATTAGGAAAAAAATGAGCTGTTGCCATATACACTGCAATATCGTAATTTGGTGTGTATAATTTTGTGAAATATCGAATCcgaatacatatatacgctCTCTATATAactacatatgcatatgcttTGTGGGGATGTGTGAAGTGGTctgcaataattaattaactggGTAGAAGATCAATGATCTACCGAATTTTGTTGTCTCCTCTGGCTTCCGTGTACTAGGCTGTGGTTCTGCTGAAGCTCTGGTGGTGAGTGGGATCGAAAATGAATTACGTGGTCTATAAAATCGAAGTTCCAGTTTAAGCGGAAACCGGCGTGGCGGGGCGGGTCGGGGCGTCTATAACTATTTAGATATAGATGGGGATGCTTGGTTGATAGCCTGCACTAGGCtcaaaattctttaaaaaatattagctTTTCTCGATTGGGTTCTGCTAATGCTACTATAGTtcgcttgttttgttttttggcttcGTTTtgtataactatatttttctCGTTCTTGGCTCCGACATCTACAAATTCAGAAGGCAGTTTTGCGCATGGAGGGACAATTACAAATTGAGATTCATTAAAAAGCATCGAAGAGCAATAACACTCAAACAAATCATTTCTATAGgtgtgttttgcattgcctttgCTTATATGTTGGT
This Drosophila simulans strain w501 chromosome X, Prin_Dsim_3.1, whole genome shotgun sequence DNA region includes the following protein-coding sequences:
- the LOC6724815 gene encoding vesicle-trafficking protein SEC22b-B, yielding MALLTMIARVIDGLPLVGTMQDDEQSGRSILDYQNQAKMLFRKLGTHSPARCSIETGPYLFHYLIENDVCYLVMVDKMYSKRLAFNYLEDLAQEFHANYGRRVNSVTRPYAFIEFDVYIQKAKKQLTDRRRNISNINTQLQDVQRIMVQNIDDVLQRGTVLAELDTKTQNLSMMSQKYKKDAKLLNRKSMYVKAMAVGMILLVFIMYFWVL